Within Lolium rigidum isolate FL_2022 chromosome 5, APGP_CSIRO_Lrig_0.1, whole genome shotgun sequence, the genomic segment TTAATATATCGAGCATCTCACCTGCCGAAAAAAAATCATGTCATACTAGATCAACTGAGATACAACTCAGTCACCATATAGATAGATAGTCCCCAGTCCCCTTTTTAAAATAAAACTCACTATTAATTCTAAGCATCTGGGTTCATTGTCACCACACCCATGTATGCCAAATCACTGGCAACCAGATCAGGTACAAAAGACAACCGATTTCAGGCCATACAGTGTCATTGCCGTCTGATCGCAGAAACTCGCCATGCCAATATGATTAAACACATACACACCACAGGAGGAAATGCTCCTGGCCTTGAAAACAGAAAATCATGAAAGAGCCGAAACAAAGAACCAATATCGATCAACCGCTAAAAAGATCTGATTTATTAATTTCCACCCAGTTAGGCAACAGATGAAGCCATTTGAGGCATACAGACAAACTGCTACCAGATAAAGATACTTTAGGCCCTACACGAGCAAAACAGACTTTCCAGGACCAACAAATATTTGTTGTAGTCATGCATGGCTAATTAAGGATACAGCTCGGTGATGGACAAGCACCCTACAATGGACCTCGACTTGTAGTGACTGAACCCAGCGTCCATGAATATCTTGCGCCACTCATGCTCGTCACGCTCCTTGCCTGATGTGATTACCATCATCAGCAGATCGGACATGACCTGGCCTTCGTAATTGGCTTCAGAAGGAGACCCGACGACGACGTCCATGATGATAACTTTGCCCCTGGACTCGGGGATTGCCTTCCTGCACTCTGTCAGGATTTTCACGCAGACCTCGTCGTTCCAATCATGCAGCACGTGCTGCAACGAAATTCAACAGTTTTTTTTTTCACTTAAGGGGGAAACAATCAGCACGCTAAATTAAACAGTTTATAATAAATTTTCAACCAAAAGAAACTAGTGTTGTACCTTGAGGAACACAGCATCAGCCATTGGGATTAGACTCATCATGTCACCTGCGATGTACTTGACCACACCGTCAGCTGGGGTGGAATTGATCACGATGGGAAGATCCAGAACTGAGCACTTGATGTGTGGGAAGGCCTTGGCGATCGCCCTCGCCGATGTGCCATTCCCGCCCCCGACGTCGACTAGTGAGGTTACCCCGTCGAACACCTCGCTGCAGTTGCTGACCACGAAATTCATCGTGAACTGGGTGTCGGATGCCATGCCGGCGTTGAAGACCTGATTTATCGTCGGGTCACGGGACATGATTGTCCACAGGTCTGTGCCATGCGCCATCTTGAACGGCGTCCCAGCGGAGGCTGAGCCTTCATCGCTCTTGAACCACTCGGAGAGGTGCAGGGCCGCCGTGACAAGATACCTGTTGGTCTGGGAGAGCACGAACGGCGAGAAGTTCGTGCACTGGTCAGCACGAGCGCCTGTGTCATCGTCGACGAGGAGGCGAGACAGTGGAGTGAGGCGGTAGGTACCGTCTGCGCCACCGTTTGCACACTCCCCTGTTGTCGGAAAATCAACAGTAAAGATACCTGATACGGCAAGGAACCTCATGAGGCGAGGCAGGTAGGATTTCTTGCTCTCCGGTACTGGAAGGGTAGCAAGCAGGTCAGGTAGCGAGGCGGCGCCACCGTAACGGTGGATGGCAGTGGGAATCCCGAGCTTGATGGCGCACTCGAGCGCCATGGATTTGAGGTAGCTGAAGGTGTGGTTCCAAAGCTCGGCGTGTGCCTGCAATAGCTCATCGCTGGAAGAAGCCGCCATTAGCCTGGACCGATGGTTTTCAACAATGATGGTTTGTTAGCTGTTGGTGCAAGTGCTCAGCTCAAGGGGGCCGAGGTCAACATTTATAGGCCCGGATCCCTCGGAGTCCCTTTGACCAAGTCCAAGCCTTACCATGCAACGCTCCAGTACTTGATATGCCACGTGTCAGCATAAGGCTGTCCACTAGCTGGTGCGCCACGTGGATGAATAAGGACAACATTTGCCAAGCTGGAGCACACAGTGGTTTGTCCGTTTTATGAAACTGTTTTATTTGCTAGGGGACGGTTCTACGGTGAGTAAAACTGTTTTATTTGCTAGGGGACGGTTCTACGGTCCAAAGCCTTTTatttgaaggtggaggtggagggtggCGGCATGCCGGCGTCGCGGTGGTGGTACAAGAGCAGGGGATGGGGAGAAAGGCTGGCCG encodes:
- the LOC124651752 gene encoding flavonoid O-methyltransferase-like protein Os11g0303600, whose protein sequence is MAASSSDELLQAHAELWNHTFSYLKSMALECAIKLGIPTAIHRYGGAASLPDLLATLPVPESKKSYLPRLMRFLAVSGIFTVDFPTTGECANGGADGTYRLTPLSRLLVDDDTGARADQCTNFSPFVLSQTNRYLVTAALHLSEWFKSDEGSASAGTPFKMAHGTDLWTIMSRDPTINQVFNAGMASDTQFTMNFVVSNCSEVFDGVTSLVDVGGGNGTSARAIAKAFPHIKCSVLDLPIVINSTPADGVVKYIAGDMMSLIPMADAVFLKHVLHDWNDEVCVKILTECRKAIPESRGKVIIMDVVVGSPSEANYEGQVMSDLLMMVITSGKERDEHEWRKIFMDAGFSHYKSRSIVGCLSITELYP